In uncultured Umboniibacter sp., one genomic interval encodes:
- a CDS encoding helix-turn-helix transcriptional regulator, with protein MRALAIESPLPTEQLASLAQVSVNLKILRQRLYDDIQLRQVLEQSIETIRDITTQPSDCDSDSDKHTNVISIAGLTQREIEVLECLLQGDRPALIASRLQVALNTVRRHLSAIYRKLNVTSQVECIRKFRY; from the coding sequence ATGCGCGCCCTTGCTATCGAAAGTCCGCTTCCAACAGAGCAATTAGCTTCACTCGCTCAAGTCTCAGTCAACCTTAAGATTCTTCGTCAGCGTCTCTACGATGACATTCAATTACGACAGGTTTTAGAACAATCTATTGAAACGATTCGCGATATCACGACTCAACCTTCAGACTGCGATAGCGATAGTGACAAACATACTAATGTCATATCGATTGCTGGACTCACACAGCGTGAAATAGAAGTCTTAGAGTGCTTACTTCAAGGAGATCGCCCTGCCCTAATCGCAAGTCGACTTCAGGTAGCATTGAACACGGTAAGAAGACACCTTTCCGCGATTTATAGAAAGCTCAATGTGACTTCTCAAGTCGAGTGTATCAGGAAGTTTCGCTACTAA
- the queD gene encoding 6-carboxytetrahydropterin synthase QueD — protein sequence MELFKEFTFEAAHRLPNVPEGHKCARLHGHSFMVRIVVEGPVDPVMGWVIDFGDIKKAFKPIYDQLDHYYLNDIPGLENPTSEVLAEWIWEKLQPTLPLLSRVEIKETCTSGCRYLGPNT from the coding sequence ATGGAACTATTTAAAGAATTCACCTTCGAAGCGGCTCACCGCCTCCCTAACGTACCAGAGGGACATAAATGTGCACGCTTGCATGGCCATTCGTTTATGGTTCGGATCGTGGTAGAAGGTCCTGTAGACCCTGTAATGGGATGGGTGATTGATTTCGGTGATATTAAAAAAGCGTTCAAGCCAATTTATGACCAGTTAGACCACTACTATCTGAATGACATTCCTGGTTTGGAGAATCCAACCAGTGAAGTGTTAGCAGAGTGGATTTGGGAAAAACTCCAACCCACCCTACCGTTGCTTAGCCGCGTTGAGATTAAAGAAACTTGTACCTCTGGCTGTCGCTATTTGGGGCCGAACACCTAG
- a CDS encoding DUF2750 domain-containing protein, translating to MLTDNSHDNFEIFLQQVVSTGSVWTLKNDEGFAVVGSERFPDGEVIPFWSEKSFVEAVLSDDWESFEVVEIALEGFVEEWLEGMHEDEFLVGINWTEDLEGVEIEPMDLADQIDSLLDDIE from the coding sequence GTGCTAACTGATAACAGTCACGATAATTTTGAAATCTTTCTTCAGCAGGTCGTTTCGACTGGATCGGTATGGACGCTTAAAAATGACGAGGGCTTCGCCGTTGTGGGATCTGAACGATTTCCAGATGGTGAGGTCATCCCTTTTTGGAGTGAGAAATCATTTGTCGAGGCAGTGCTGAGCGATGACTGGGAATCATTCGAAGTTGTGGAGATCGCGCTAGAAGGCTTCGTAGAAGAGTGGCTTGAAGGTATGCATGAAGATGAATTCTTAGTAGGTATCAACTGGACCGAAGATTTAGAAGGTGTAGAAATAGAGCCAATGGATCTAGCAGACCAGATTGATAGCCTGCTAGATGACATTGAATAG
- a CDS encoding DUF2807 domain-containing protein, whose product MRKLVSALTLFAATVTFADVTERHVDLDDFDVINLKGNIDVSVTQADEYSVIVETEDDWQQWVMVEVDGDTLTLRMDPRRPTGFFGDDHDVEVYVAMPQIEEVFIQGSGEVYAETIEADDLELRIDGSGDIVVSAIVATNLDVAVNGSGDIKLAAVGAEDARIKVSGSGDVKISEINALTIDSVIRGSGDIKLAGAVDGTVIEIYGSGDFDGRFLEVGDTEVTIFGSGDVWLNANSIARQSIRGSGDVHLTRH is encoded by the coding sequence ATGCGTAAGCTAGTTAGTGCACTGACACTCTTTGCAGCAACGGTCACCTTTGCAGACGTAACCGAGCGTCATGTTGATCTTGATGATTTTGATGTCATAAACCTCAAGGGCAACATCGATGTGAGTGTGACTCAAGCCGATGAATATTCCGTCATCGTCGAAACGGAAGACGATTGGCAGCAGTGGGTCATGGTTGAGGTAGATGGCGATACATTGACACTACGTATGGATCCAAGGCGCCCAACGGGATTTTTCGGTGACGATCATGATGTCGAAGTCTACGTCGCTATGCCTCAGATAGAGGAAGTCTTCATTCAAGGCTCGGGAGAGGTCTATGCCGAGACGATTGAGGCGGATGATCTTGAATTACGTATTGATGGAAGCGGTGATATCGTAGTTTCGGCCATCGTCGCCACGAATTTGGATGTAGCGGTTAACGGCTCTGGGGATATCAAGCTCGCGGCAGTTGGTGCGGAAGATGCTCGAATTAAAGTATCGGGGTCTGGCGATGTAAAGATTTCTGAGATCAACGCTTTGACTATCGATAGTGTTATTCGCGGTTCGGGCGATATCAAGTTGGCCGGTGCAGTTGACGGTACCGTTATTGAAATCTATGGTTCAGGTGACTTCGACGGCCGCTTTTTAGAAGTAGGTGATACAGAAGTTACTATTTTCGGTTCTGGCGATGTATGGTTAAATGCTAACTCCATTGCGCGTCAGTCTATTCGCGGTAGTGGAGATGTTCATTTAACTCGCCATTAA
- a CDS encoding amidohydrolase family protein has translation MNKLSYAFIAILVALSSYSFAEESADESWDIEGDNGGELSRIQFTTDEGTWMNVDVSPQGDLVVFDLLGDIYVMPISGGKATALTQGRALDIQPRFSPDGEWVSFTSDRNGADNIWIMRTDGSDARAISNEDFRLLNNAWWHPEGDYLVARKHFTGTRSLGAGEMWLYHVNGGDGIQLTERRNEQQDSGEPAFSPDGRYVYFSEDTTRGPYFQYNKDANGEIYQIQQLDMETGELATLISGYGGSARPSPSPDGKYIAFVRRHRGDTQLWLYERESGRQFEVYGELEHDQQEAWAIFGVYPNISWTPDAESLLFWAGGKIKRLEVASGDVAEVPFSVDVDMPIVSAVEHQFAIPEGQFDAEMIRDVTTSPDGSKVVFHAAGFLWISDADSGEAKRLTRSTDFEYQPSFSPDGDRVIFVAWNDEDLGAVRSVNLRGRSMKTLTQRPGYYANPTYSLDGDFIAYERTSGNDLLGYVHGVDTGIYIAEDDGDEAFKVSTHGRRPQFDASGSGIYFLDGYGLQKQFMWRSLQGGEERNIFDLKYVNDIKLSPARDFVAFTELFTAYVAPLPSIGKAIQLSRNTTAIPVDQVAENSGSSLHWSRSGEQLHWMTGNSYHSAALSTLLDDGDAEPSQLTLSATMEVAAPTKQYALVGARVITGRQGEVLEEATVLIDGNKIAGVVAEADIPSDYQRIDVTGKTIIPGLVDAHAHAQHFYGGVSPQSNWAYLANLAYGVTTIQDPSASTEFVFGQAEMVRSGSMLGPRVYSTGSILYGADGDFKAEINSLADARTHLSRLKAVGATSVKSYNQPRRDQRQQVNQAARELGLLVVMEGGSTFYHNLSMILDGATGIEHNIPVAPLYRDMEVLWQNTNVGYTPTLVVSYGGMSGEFYWYQHDDVFDAEPLRQFVPNDWLDARSLRRQKTPEFDYYHVQVSEAVNRIKSTGVSVQVGGHGQMQGLAMHWEMWNLGLGGMTPLDIIHSATLSGAEYLGLDAHIGSVETGKLADLVILEDNPLEDIRHSDSMSMVVINGELRQVNDLSNLLQDGESAPTVWHRREGAVASPTNTRTHSH, from the coding sequence ATGAATAAGTTAAGTTATGCATTTATCGCCATTCTCGTTGCCCTGTCTTCCTACTCATTTGCTGAAGAGTCCGCAGATGAATCTTGGGATATCGAGGGCGACAATGGAGGTGAGCTAAGTCGAATTCAGTTTACCACTGATGAAGGAACTTGGATGAACGTAGATGTTTCACCCCAGGGCGACTTAGTTGTGTTCGACCTATTGGGTGATATTTACGTCATGCCGATTAGTGGCGGCAAGGCGACAGCCTTAACTCAAGGCAGGGCGCTTGACATTCAACCGCGGTTTTCGCCAGACGGTGAATGGGTGAGCTTTACGTCTGATAGGAACGGTGCGGATAATATTTGGATAATGAGAACTGATGGAAGTGACGCGCGCGCTATTTCCAATGAAGACTTTCGCCTTCTCAATAACGCCTGGTGGCACCCAGAGGGTGATTACCTAGTAGCGCGTAAGCACTTTACTGGAACCCGTTCGCTGGGGGCTGGTGAAATGTGGCTCTACCATGTGAATGGTGGCGATGGCATCCAGCTTACCGAACGGAGAAACGAACAGCAGGATTCCGGAGAGCCGGCATTTTCCCCGGATGGCCGTTATGTGTACTTCTCCGAAGATACTACTCGTGGCCCCTATTTCCAGTATAACAAAGATGCGAATGGTGAGATTTATCAGATCCAACAGCTCGATATGGAAACGGGAGAATTGGCTACTCTGATAAGTGGTTATGGTGGTTCTGCGCGACCAAGTCCATCACCAGACGGTAAATATATTGCCTTCGTTCGTCGTCACCGCGGCGATACTCAACTCTGGCTATACGAGCGCGAGTCCGGTAGGCAGTTTGAGGTATACGGTGAGTTAGAGCATGATCAACAGGAGGCTTGGGCTATCTTCGGTGTGTACCCGAATATTAGCTGGACTCCGGACGCTGAATCGCTTCTATTTTGGGCTGGAGGCAAGATTAAGCGTCTAGAAGTAGCTTCGGGCGATGTCGCCGAGGTTCCTTTCTCGGTTGATGTGGATATGCCCATAGTGAGTGCTGTCGAACACCAGTTTGCCATCCCAGAAGGGCAGTTTGACGCAGAGATGATTCGCGATGTCACGACTTCACCTGACGGTTCTAAGGTGGTATTTCACGCTGCAGGATTTCTCTGGATTAGTGATGCGGATAGCGGCGAGGCAAAGCGTTTGACTCGTTCTACCGATTTCGAATATCAACCTAGCTTCTCTCCGGACGGCGATCGTGTCATCTTCGTAGCCTGGAACGACGAAGATCTAGGAGCAGTTCGAAGCGTCAATCTTCGTGGCCGCTCTATGAAAACCTTGACTCAACGCCCCGGCTACTACGCTAACCCAACTTATTCACTAGATGGTGATTTTATTGCCTACGAGCGAACATCGGGCAATGATCTGCTTGGTTATGTTCACGGTGTGGATACGGGAATCTATATCGCTGAAGATGACGGTGATGAAGCTTTTAAAGTGAGTACCCATGGCCGCCGGCCACAATTCGATGCCAGCGGAAGCGGTATCTACTTCCTAGATGGGTATGGTTTACAGAAGCAGTTCATGTGGCGGAGTCTTCAAGGTGGTGAAGAGCGTAATATCTTCGATCTTAAATATGTTAATGATATCAAACTAAGCCCTGCACGTGATTTTGTAGCGTTTACGGAGTTATTCACAGCTTATGTTGCTCCGCTACCGTCTATTGGTAAGGCGATTCAACTAAGCCGAAATACAACGGCTATTCCCGTTGATCAAGTGGCTGAGAATAGCGGCAGTTCATTACATTGGAGCCGCTCTGGCGAGCAGCTTCATTGGATGACGGGTAATTCATACCACAGTGCAGCGCTGAGTACATTACTAGACGATGGGGACGCCGAACCCTCTCAGCTGACCTTGTCCGCTACCATGGAGGTAGCAGCCCCAACTAAGCAATATGCTTTAGTGGGAGCACGTGTCATCACTGGTCGTCAAGGTGAAGTGCTAGAAGAGGCTACGGTACTTATCGATGGCAATAAAATTGCTGGAGTTGTTGCGGAAGCAGATATCCCGTCTGATTATCAGCGTATTGATGTTACCGGCAAAACTATTATTCCTGGCTTAGTTGATGCACATGCTCATGCGCAACATTTCTACGGCGGTGTTTCGCCGCAGTCCAATTGGGCTTATCTAGCGAATTTAGCCTACGGTGTTACCACTATACAGGACCCTTCAGCGAGTACTGAATTCGTCTTTGGTCAGGCGGAGATGGTTCGCAGTGGATCGATGTTAGGTCCTCGCGTCTATTCAACTGGTTCAATTTTATATGGTGCAGATGGCGACTTTAAAGCCGAAATCAATTCGCTTGCCGATGCAAGAACTCATCTATCACGCCTGAAAGCAGTGGGTGCTACCTCAGTTAAAAGTTATAACCAACCGCGTCGTGATCAGCGTCAGCAGGTGAATCAGGCTGCTCGTGAACTTGGTCTGTTAGTGGTAATGGAAGGTGGATCGACTTTCTACCATAACCTTTCAATGATTCTTGATGGAGCTACCGGTATCGAACACAACATTCCGGTAGCACCGCTTTACCGAGACATGGAAGTGCTTTGGCAGAACACCAATGTGGGTTATACCCCCACGCTAGTGGTAAGTTACGGTGGCATGAGCGGCGAGTTTTACTGGTATCAACATGATGATGTCTTTGATGCTGAACCATTACGCCAGTTTGTCCCTAATGATTGGTTAGATGCTAGATCCCTCCGTCGTCAGAAGACGCCTGAGTTTGATTATTATCACGTTCAGGTCTCGGAAGCTGTCAATCGTATTAAATCTACGGGTGTTTCAGTACAGGTAGGTGGCCACGGTCAAATGCAGGGTTTAGCTATGCATTGGGAGATGTGGAACTTGGGTCTAGGTGGAATGACACCGCTTGATATCATTCACAGCGCCACCTTATCTGGTGCAGAATATTTAGGCTTAGACGCTCACATTGGTAGTGTTGAGACGGGTAAATTAGCAGACTTGGTCATTCTTGAAGATAATCCGCTAGAAGATATTCGTCATTCCGACTCAATGTCGATGGTGGTAATCAACGGAGAGCTTCGTCAGGTCAATGATTTATCCAATCTGTTACAGGACGGTGAGAGCGCGCCAACCGTTTGGCACCGCAGAGAAGGTGCGGTTGCATCACCAACGAATACACGAACTCATTCACACTAA
- a CDS encoding MBL fold metallo-hydrolase has product MNLRVVVIPVTLYQQNCSLLICTETNKAALVDPGGDVNKLYAAVEKEGVNIEKVLLTHGHLDHCSAARNVADHFQVEIEGPHKADQFWIDQLPLQCAQAGFPAVTVFRPDRYLEDRDQVTVGNLTLDVYHCPGHTPGHVVFHSQPNQLAWVGDVIFKGSIGRTDFPQSDHQALIDSIREKLFKLDDATQFIPGHGPTSTFGAERATNPFVADARYR; this is encoded by the coding sequence ATGAATCTTCGCGTAGTAGTGATTCCCGTTACGCTCTACCAGCAAAATTGTAGCTTGCTCATCTGCACGGAAACTAACAAAGCAGCGTTAGTGGATCCCGGCGGTGACGTCAACAAACTCTATGCTGCGGTCGAGAAGGAAGGCGTAAACATAGAAAAGGTTTTACTCACACATGGTCATCTCGATCACTGTTCTGCAGCGCGTAATGTGGCGGATCACTTCCAGGTGGAAATTGAAGGGCCCCATAAGGCGGATCAATTCTGGATTGACCAATTACCTTTGCAGTGTGCCCAAGCGGGTTTTCCAGCGGTAACGGTTTTCCGCCCGGATCGATATCTTGAAGATCGAGACCAAGTTACGGTCGGAAATCTCACTTTAGACGTATACCATTGCCCTGGGCATACCCCCGGCCATGTTGTTTTTCACTCCCAACCCAACCAGCTAGCCTGGGTTGGTGACGTTATTTTTAAAGGTTCAATTGGGCGAACTGACTTCCCCCAAAGTGACCATCAAGCACTCATTGATAGTATTCGCGAAAAGCTATTTAAGCTTGACGATGCTACCCAGTTTATTCCGGGCCATGGCCCAACTTCTACCTTCGGCGCTGAGCGCGCTACTAACCCGTTTGTAGCTGATGCTCGCTACCGTTAA
- a CDS encoding DUF3806 domain-containing protein: MRTLALFLLLTIPIASTVIADEDVEIKVPSTIMQQYLAAQRDYLKAEISAAGTWLNGNEYDLKTFQRLYDEDRIDSTDRRLMQAIGIYMGDLLQEATYNNFRWASYEDDKGKSRALCQREQTPCVFPSTLISRRAEGGADVDFYEIYQRTLEQLQQVPIR, encoded by the coding sequence GTGCGGACATTAGCTCTATTCCTTCTTTTAACCATCCCAATCGCGAGCACGGTCATCGCTGATGAGGATGTAGAGATCAAAGTGCCCTCTACCATCATGCAGCAATATTTAGCTGCGCAGCGCGACTACTTGAAGGCAGAGATTTCTGCCGCGGGTACTTGGCTAAATGGCAACGAATATGATTTAAAGACCTTTCAACGGCTTTACGATGAGGATCGAATTGATTCTACCGATCGTCGGCTGATGCAAGCAATTGGTATCTATATGGGTGATCTACTTCAGGAAGCCACCTATAACAATTTTCGCTGGGCCTCCTATGAGGACGACAAAGGTAAGAGTCGAGCATTATGCCAGCGTGAACAGACACCCTGTGTCTTCCCGTCTACACTCATCTCTCGGCGTGCTGAAGGTGGTGCGGATGTCGACTTCTACGAAATTTACCAGCGAACCCTCGAACAGCTTCAGCAGGTTCCTATCCGCTAA
- the pepQ gene encoding Xaa-Pro dipeptidase, producing MSLYNDHFKIIEQRLSNALNATQYDGVVIHSGSPQKIYLDDQSYPYKVNPHFAYWVPMTDCPDSFVAFKPGKKPLLIVLQADDFWHTQPQLSQGPWLELFETTSVPNLAQAEQLLADYKQCAWLGDTPHMPIQWGFETTNPDDLLAYLHYDRAEKTAWEIELLTTANEIAAKSHLAARDAFLAGASEIDIHNQYLLAMGGPESSLPYSSIVALNNHGAVLHYDKYETTAPEQSIAFLIDAGARHHGYVADITRTWSAPGHSEFQQFIDRIDSEQLALIDSLAVGQAYADYHYDMHIRLANVLEDFKLINCSADEAVANGVTKAFFPHGLGHLIGLQTHDVAGHQIDHHGTKADTSDGHPFLRLRRDITEGMVFTIEPGCYVIDQLLAQHGEANVINQERVEWLRPYGGVRIEDTVVMKDNKPVNLTRPGFAKLA from the coding sequence ATGAGCTTGTACAACGATCATTTCAAAATCATCGAGCAGCGCTTGAGTAATGCGCTCAACGCCACCCAATACGACGGAGTTGTGATTCATTCAGGATCACCTCAGAAAATCTATCTCGACGATCAAAGTTATCCCTATAAAGTCAATCCTCATTTTGCCTATTGGGTACCGATGACCGATTGCCCAGATAGCTTTGTGGCCTTTAAGCCCGGTAAGAAGCCGCTATTGATTGTCCTGCAAGCCGACGACTTTTGGCATACTCAACCACAGTTAAGCCAAGGCCCATGGCTGGAGCTATTCGAGACCACCTCAGTGCCGAACTTAGCGCAGGCCGAACAGTTACTGGCCGACTACAAACAGTGCGCATGGCTTGGCGATACTCCGCATATGCCAATCCAGTGGGGGTTTGAAACCACTAACCCCGATGATTTATTGGCCTACTTGCACTATGACCGCGCAGAAAAAACTGCTTGGGAGATAGAACTGCTCACCACCGCCAACGAAATTGCCGCCAAATCTCACTTAGCCGCGCGCGATGCATTCTTAGCCGGCGCGTCAGAGATCGATATTCACAATCAATATTTATTAGCAATGGGAGGCCCTGAATCATCCCTCCCCTACAGTAGTATTGTGGCCCTCAATAATCATGGCGCAGTGTTGCATTACGACAAATACGAAACCACTGCACCGGAACAGTCAATCGCCTTCTTGATTGACGCTGGGGCGCGTCACCATGGTTACGTCGCAGATATCACACGAACCTGGTCTGCACCGGGGCACAGTGAGTTTCAACAATTCATTGATAGGATCGATAGCGAACAGCTCGCGCTGATCGATTCACTCGCCGTCGGGCAGGCTTACGCCGACTATCACTACGATATGCATATTCGCCTTGCTAACGTTTTAGAGGATTTTAAGCTCATTAACTGCTCGGCGGATGAAGCGGTGGCTAACGGCGTCACTAAAGCCTTCTTCCCCCACGGCTTAGGACACTTGATAGGACTTCAAACTCACGATGTTGCTGGTCATCAGATAGATCATCACGGCACGAAAGCGGATACCTCAGATGGCCACCCTTTCCTTCGTTTACGTCGAGACATCACCGAAGGAATGGTGTTCACTATCGAGCCCGGCTGCTACGTCATTGACCAACTCCTCGCCCAGCACGGCGAAGCAAACGTGATCAACCAAGAACGTGTTGAATGGCTACGGCCGTATGGTGGTGTTCGCATAGAAGACACCGTCGTTATGAAAGATAACAAGCCTGTAAACCTTACTCGACCTGGTTTTGCCAAATTAGCTTAG
- a CDS encoding acyltransferase: MPDYIAQHKARLNHMPWLYYRLKPKHLIWAKPWQDEIQRTLAEVETVRFSEQCFIADTANLFAEPGRDISISANSHIGADCFLHGPITIGRNVGINHACSLDGGAGGIRIGDNTRIANNCSIYAFNHGIAAERLVRDQPVSSIGITIGKDVWIGAQVGIVDGVTIGDGAVVAMHSVITKDVPPYTVVGGNPAEYIKRRS; the protein is encoded by the coding sequence ATGCCAGACTATATAGCTCAACATAAAGCCCGGCTTAATCATATGCCTTGGCTCTACTACCGCCTAAAGCCTAAACACCTAATTTGGGCTAAGCCCTGGCAGGATGAAATCCAACGTACATTGGCTGAAGTCGAAACGGTACGCTTTTCCGAGCAATGCTTCATTGCAGATACCGCTAATCTTTTCGCGGAACCAGGCCGTGACATTTCTATCTCGGCAAATAGCCACATCGGCGCCGACTGCTTTCTTCACGGACCTATTACTATCGGCCGAAATGTTGGCATCAATCACGCCTGCTCTCTTGATGGAGGCGCTGGAGGGATTCGCATTGGAGACAATACCCGTATTGCTAACAACTGCTCAATTTACGCCTTTAATCACGGTATCGCTGCAGAGCGTCTAGTCCGAGATCAGCCAGTTTCGTCGATAGGGATCACGATAGGCAAAGACGTATGGATCGGCGCGCAGGTAGGCATTGTTGATGGTGTAACCATTGGCGATGGCGCCGTAGTGGCGATGCATAGCGTCATCACGAAAGATGTCCCACCCTATACCGTAGTGGGAGGAAATCCGGCTGAATATATTAAACGGCGTAGTTAA
- a CDS encoding glutathione peroxidase, with the protein MTSVKSLVFWLIIACSAFGTSAHAESECGILDQNVRLLASDDVRNLCHDYPAKLYLIVNTASECAFTPQYEELESLYQDYASRGLMIFGFPSNDFLNQEPADEDEIQSFCTTNFNVTFPMFEKTIVTGPNPSPLYADLAVEFGEPRWNFYKYLVNADGVVIKRFTSIARPENSRFRATIDEILRLIEEDEKMKQDAANEDSM; encoded by the coding sequence GTGACTAGCGTTAAGTCCCTTGTTTTTTGGTTGATCATTGCCTGTTCCGCATTCGGCACCTCCGCCCATGCCGAGAGCGAATGTGGGATACTGGACCAAAATGTTCGTCTACTCGCCTCGGACGACGTCCGTAATCTCTGTCACGATTACCCTGCGAAACTCTACTTAATCGTTAATACCGCCTCAGAATGCGCGTTCACGCCTCAATACGAGGAACTCGAATCCCTGTATCAGGACTATGCCAGTCGCGGGTTGATGATTTTTGGCTTTCCGTCTAACGATTTCTTAAATCAGGAGCCAGCGGATGAAGACGAGATTCAGAGCTTTTGTACCACAAATTTTAACGTCACCTTTCCGATGTTCGAAAAGACCATAGTGACCGGGCCAAATCCTTCTCCCCTTTATGCGGATCTCGCAGTAGAGTTCGGAGAGCCAAGATGGAATTTTTACAAGTACCTAGTCAACGCGGATGGGGTGGTTATCAAACGCTTCACAAGCATTGCGCGTCCTGAAAATAGCCGTTTTCGAGCAACAATTGATGAGATTCTTCGCTTAATCGAAGAGGACGAGAAAATGAAGCAGGATGCTGCGAACGAAGATTCCATGTAA
- a CDS encoding histone deacetylase, which produces MKLIENYRLPAVWHPDYSFEFSSKHRFPMSKFQLLYRYLESSETLHKMQLHQPDRVLMSDLLRAHDCEYVEAFIHNRLDKKALRRLGVPWSEGLLNRTLLSPAGTIRTVELALEHGVSCHLAGGTHHAHRNFASGFCIFNDMAIAALKAVENWGVESVLIFDLDVHQGDGTAAILHDCPNIHTVSIHCEKNFPVRKQSSSIDIGLPVGLGDEEYLAMVDSTLQMAMNSFQPDLVIYDAGVDVFVDDPLGRLNITAEGLRQRERNVLGALYGEVPIATVIGGGYDDDREALSIRHAMVVESALELWERDV; this is translated from the coding sequence TTGAAATTAATAGAAAACTACCGCTTACCGGCAGTATGGCACCCGGATTATAGTTTTGAGTTCTCATCGAAGCATCGCTTTCCAATGAGTAAGTTTCAATTGTTATACCGTTATCTTGAGTCATCAGAAACATTACACAAAATGCAGCTGCATCAGCCCGATCGTGTTTTGATGAGTGACCTACTTCGAGCCCACGATTGTGAATATGTTGAAGCATTTATCCATAATCGCTTGGATAAGAAAGCCCTAAGACGCTTAGGAGTTCCCTGGAGCGAGGGGCTGCTAAATCGCACACTACTTTCGCCAGCTGGAACGATACGTACGGTGGAGTTGGCGCTTGAGCACGGTGTGTCCTGTCACTTGGCAGGCGGCACCCACCATGCTCACCGAAACTTTGCCTCGGGTTTCTGTATCTTTAATGATATGGCTATCGCGGCACTAAAAGCTGTGGAGAATTGGGGAGTAGAATCGGTGCTAATCTTCGACCTCGATGTCCACCAGGGCGACGGTACTGCGGCGATTCTTCATGATTGTCCAAATATTCATACCGTTAGCATTCACTGCGAGAAGAATTTTCCGGTGCGGAAGCAATCCTCTTCTATCGACATCGGTTTGCCGGTAGGGCTTGGCGATGAAGAGTATCTTGCTATGGTCGATAGTACACTGCAGATGGCGATGAACTCCTTTCAGCCAGATTTAGTCATTTACGACGCGGGAGTCGATGTATTTGTTGACGATCCGCTAGGAAGGTTAAATATCACGGCAGAGGGGCTTCGACAGCGTGAGCGCAACGTCTTAGGGGCGTTATATGGGGAGGTGCCTATCGCGACGGTGATTGGTGGTGGCTATGACGATGATCGAGAGGCGTTAAGTATTCGCCATGCAATGGTAGTCGAATCTGCCTTGGAGCTATGGGAGCGAGACGTTTAA